One window of the Gemmatimonadota bacterium genome contains the following:
- a CDS encoding ADP-ribosylglycohydrolase family protein — MADYWDDEIEDIEVEDMFVGALLGGAIGDSLGCFCEGWDRDRIKAVEGLTDHYRGRVNREGVVTRPAGEYTDDTQQTLVLVESIIACEKVDPEDLSNRFLAMWREGLLQMYGRAFRETLERLDQGLAWSEAASKDHPSNGAVMKIAPVGLWHWATGENILDDAIAASHVTHQDPRAVAPAVAMAHVVGHLVTHRPLDGNEVLDVAEWSARPICESTGELIAQVGTLLTMNEEDAWATMVKMPEAARENAIPSEAQATIVVALEAFLRSEGEFIPTVERALLTGGDVDTFAAIAGTLSGLYHGTAGLPQHLVETLVERTEIESLSRELYEKTGGAL, encoded by the coding sequence ATGGCTGATTATTGGGACGACGAAATAGAAGATATCGAGGTCGAAGATATGTTTGTAGGCGCGCTACTGGGTGGTGCGATAGGCGATTCTCTGGGCTGTTTTTGCGAGGGATGGGACCGGGATCGGATCAAAGCGGTAGAGGGATTGACAGACCACTATCGAGGGCGGGTCAATCGGGAAGGCGTGGTAACCCGCCCAGCAGGAGAATATACAGACGATACCCAGCAAACCCTCGTCCTCGTTGAGTCAATTATAGCGTGTGAAAAGGTCGATCCCGAAGACCTGAGCAATCGTTTTTTGGCGATGTGGCGCGAGGGACTCCTGCAAATGTATGGCCGGGCTTTTCGGGAAACCCTGGAACGCCTCGATCAGGGTCTGGCGTGGTCCGAAGCCGCATCGAAAGACCACCCATCCAACGGAGCGGTCATGAAAATCGCGCCAGTGGGCTTGTGGCACTGGGCAACCGGTGAAAATATCCTGGACGATGCAATTGCAGCGAGCCATGTGACACACCAGGACCCACGCGCAGTTGCGCCTGCAGTCGCAATGGCCCATGTGGTGGGGCATCTGGTAACACATCGCCCACTGGACGGAAATGAGGTGCTGGACGTAGCCGAGTGGTCGGCCAGACCGATTTGCGAATCTACAGGCGAGTTGATCGCACAGGTGGGGACATTGCTGACAATGAACGAAGAAGATGCGTGGGCAACCATGGTAAAAATGCCCGAAGCTGCGCGAGAAAATGCCATCCCGAGCGAAGCCCAGGCCACAATTGTCGTGGCTTTAGAGGCGTTCTTGCGCTCAGAAGGAGAATTTATCCCCACTGTTGAGCGCGCGCTGCTCACGGGTGGAGATGTAGATACATTTGCAGCCATTGCCGGTACCCTGAGCGGTTTGTATCACGGAACAGCGGGTTTGCCGCAACATCTCGTAGAGACACTGGTTGAACGCACAGAAATCGAATCACTATCCCGCGAGCTTTACGAAAAGACCGGAGGCGCCCTGTGA
- a CDS encoding homocysteine S-methyltransferase family protein, protein MKSFAERLADDQPMVYDGGFGSQLFAHGVNLANSSIANLSHPKEVVAVHRAYIDAGANAIGTNTFVVSPLHLEMADADEDDAEHLTELAVQHARQAVEESGKDVYVGGSIGPSPGAIEADAGDTVFGIPNVDVRSAHERVISAMVKGGADFFVIETQFSAKEAAIAVDIARQTGLPIAVNMTYKFTKDRKTGELIYRTDWGFSPGDVLDILASGEFSDGDNLLGDVQLLGLNCGAETRNTDHTGMPYAIEGTVQMQKALVDRGIENKRLMAYPNAGLPTLDKVTKQASYSQGPEDMAQHVEDLLDAGGFLIGGCCGTTPEHIRAFRNIVDTR, encoded by the coding sequence ATGAAGTCTTTTGCAGAACGCCTCGCAGACGATCAACCTATGGTGTACGACGGCGGATTTGGATCTCAATTATTTGCACACGGGGTAAACCTGGCAAACAGTTCCATCGCCAATCTATCGCACCCCAAAGAGGTTGTAGCAGTGCATCGCGCGTATATCGATGCGGGTGCAAACGCCATTGGCACAAACACATTTGTGGTATCCCCCCTGCATCTCGAGATGGCCGATGCCGATGAAGATGATGCCGAGCACTTGACAGAATTAGCTGTCCAACACGCGCGGCAAGCCGTTGAAGAAAGCGGGAAGGATGTTTATGTGGGTGGCTCCATCGGTCCCTCCCCCGGTGCTATCGAAGCCGATGCCGGCGATACGGTTTTTGGCATCCCCAATGTCGATGTGCGATCGGCCCACGAGCGCGTGATCTCTGCCATGGTCAAAGGCGGCGCCGATTTTTTTGTCATAGAAACGCAGTTTTCCGCCAAAGAAGCTGCAATCGCCGTTGATATTGCACGGCAGACGGGCTTACCCATCGCCGTGAATATGACGTATAAATTCACAAAGGATCGCAAAACGGGTGAATTGATTTACCGCACGGACTGGGGCTTTTCGCCCGGCGATGTGCTGGACATTTTGGCAAGTGGCGAATTTTCAGATGGCGATAATCTGCTCGGCGACGTGCAACTCCTGGGCCTGAACTGCGGCGCTGAAACGCGCAATACAGACCACACGGGCATGCCCTATGCAATTGAGGGCACAGTGCAGATGCAAAAAGCGCTTGTGGATCGCGGCATTGAAAACAAGCGCTTGATGGCCTATCCCAATGCGGGCTTACCCACCCTGGACAAAGTCACCAAACAGGCGTCGTATTCGCAAGGACCAGAAGACATGGCCCAACACGTCGAGGACTTGTTGGACGCCGGTGGATTCTTGATAGGCGGATGTTGCGGAACCACGCCCGAACACATTCGGGCATTTCGCAATATCGTAGATACGCGGTAG
- a CDS encoding ASKHA domain-containing protein: MSEREKIDREAYQKRLDRMSEIFSDIVQHADEQAQMRCPYKNKDNECTAKFGCKFQRKPAPNRALFQCASNDNLDYRTAWETEPDAYREMKTTLKKQKKRRRKKGTGTITHMGKVQQLEGRKTIFDYADDLSVRVPTSCFRSGICHECVVEIAKGEEALCPKTEAEAFLKDNYRLACQAEVVDLDAEVEFVPLRRAPQILTLSQEKAIDLNPVVTRKGDRVFYDGEDIDRFRGHIYGLAIDVGTTTIVMDLVDLESGESIAIASYENPQRFGGSDIMYRISYDGEYPNELWKALVNAINHEILVLCEKLGFERQEIYEIVVAGNATMRDMFFRLDVQSIGQKPYKSQIEHEYLAGERKTTALYESSRRLGIRTNPKARVYGMPLIASHVGGDVAADMLAVEMGAQDEIFMLVDVGTNTEVVVGNRDRLVAASCPAGPAFEGGGIACGMPGQDGAIESMAWESGQFNYRVIGNGTPQGLCGSGLIDLLAELRRHDMMTEKGVFADRKQYEMIVVPEHSIALSREDASNLAQAKAANYCGQLLVMREFGIAPDQIHRLYLSGGFANYVNVQNAIDIGFLAPVPQERIEKVGNAAILGAREVLLSRKRRESLERLVKRIEHVELETKPDFFDVFVEGCQFKRMTV; the protein is encoded by the coding sequence ATGAGTGAGCGTGAAAAAATAGATCGAGAAGCCTATCAAAAGCGGCTGGACCGCATGTCTGAAATTTTTTCAGATATTGTCCAGCATGCCGACGAACAGGCGCAAATGCGCTGTCCCTACAAAAACAAGGACAACGAGTGCACCGCCAAATTTGGCTGTAAATTCCAGCGAAAACCAGCGCCCAACCGGGCGCTTTTTCAATGTGCCAGCAACGATAACCTCGACTATCGCACGGCCTGGGAAACAGAGCCAGATGCCTATCGTGAGATGAAGACCACACTCAAAAAACAAAAAAAGCGTCGCCGAAAAAAGGGAACGGGCACAATTACACACATGGGCAAGGTGCAACAACTCGAAGGACGAAAAACGATATTTGATTATGCCGACGATCTATCTGTTCGGGTTCCAACATCGTGTTTCCGGTCGGGTATCTGCCATGAATGCGTGGTAGAAATTGCAAAAGGCGAAGAAGCTCTATGCCCCAAAACCGAAGCTGAAGCCTTCTTAAAAGACAATTACCGATTGGCCTGTCAGGCTGAAGTCGTAGATTTAGATGCAGAAGTCGAATTTGTCCCCCTGCGCCGCGCGCCTCAAATTTTGACCTTGAGCCAGGAAAAAGCAATTGATCTCAATCCCGTGGTAACGCGTAAAGGTGACCGGGTATTCTACGACGGAGAAGACATCGACCGGTTTCGGGGACACATCTACGGACTGGCAATTGATGTGGGCACCACGACAATTGTGATGGATCTCGTAGATCTGGAATCTGGCGAAAGTATTGCGATTGCATCTTATGAAAATCCCCAGCGCTTTGGCGGCAGCGATATCATGTATCGCATTTCCTATGATGGCGAATATCCAAATGAGTTGTGGAAAGCACTGGTAAATGCGATCAACCACGAAATTCTCGTGCTATGTGAAAAATTGGGTTTTGAGCGACAAGAAATTTACGAAATTGTCGTCGCTGGCAATGCCACCATGAGAGATATGTTTTTCAGGCTCGATGTGCAGAGCATTGGACAAAAGCCCTATAAATCCCAAATAGAACACGAATATCTGGCCGGAGAGCGAAAAACAACCGCCCTTTATGAAAGCAGCAGGCGGTTGGGCATTCGGACAAATCCCAAAGCGCGGGTATATGGCATGCCCCTTATTGCAAGCCATGTGGGCGGCGATGTCGCAGCGGACATGCTGGCCGTGGAAATGGGCGCTCAAGACGAGATATTCATGCTCGTCGATGTGGGCACCAATACCGAAGTCGTAGTGGGCAACCGAGACAGGTTGGTGGCAGCTTCTTGTCCGGCGGGACCCGCATTTGAAGGCGGCGGTATCGCCTGTGGCATGCCCGGACAAGATGGGGCGATTGAATCGATGGCGTGGGAAAGTGGTCAGTTCAATTATCGCGTAATAGGTAATGGCACGCCCCAGGGGTTGTGCGGCTCTGGACTGATCGATTTATTGGCCGAACTTCGGCGGCATGATATGATGACGGAAAAGGGCGTATTTGCCGACCGCAAGCAATATGAAATGATTGTAGTGCCCGAACACAGCATTGCGCTATCGCGCGAAGACGCGAGCAATCTGGCTCAGGCCAAGGCCGCAAATTACTGTGGGCAGTTACTTGTCATGCGCGAATTTGGCATTGCCCCCGACCAGATCCATCGACTTTATCTATCTGGCGGATTTGCCAATTACGTCAATGTGCAAAATGCGATTGATATTGGTTTTCTCGCACCCGTGCCACAAGAACGCATCGAAAAGGTGGGAAATGCCGCGATATTGGGCGCGAGAGAAGTATTGCTCTCGCGGAAACGACGCGAGAGCTTAGAACGCCTTGTGAAGCGGATTGAGCATGTGGAACTGGAGACAAAGCCAGACTTTTTTGACGTATTTGTCGAAGGGTGTCAATTTAAGAGGATGACGGTATGA
- a CDS encoding MtaA/CmuA family methyltransferase gives MNDQTTKPMKPRDRVLAALNRAPVDRTPTCNPTSVATVELMDLVDAPFPQANREPELMARLAATSYTELGFDTIMPVFTIIQESSALGCKIQWEQKDNWPTVQMREPIWHKVDDIEIPSNLLTHPDTKCVLDAIGILRKEYGDEVAIIGKTMGPWSLAYHCFGVEDFLLLSLDDPDHTRQILDKLKEVTVAFGVAQIEAGADALTLPDHATGDLVSGDYYDRYLRELHIEFADRIPIPLILHICGRTVDRMEYIAQTGMAAFHYDSKNDPDESIDIVKERIALVGNINNPETLFSKEPETVKKEVYKNLSAGVHLVGPECAIPLQTSIENLKEIPKAVVDWHAEAESVNG, from the coding sequence ATGAACGACCAGACAACAAAACCAATGAAACCGCGCGACCGCGTATTGGCCGCACTCAATCGGGCGCCTGTGGATCGCACACCGACCTGTAACCCGACTTCGGTTGCAACCGTAGAATTGATGGATCTCGTCGATGCGCCATTTCCGCAGGCAAATCGCGAACCAGAACTCATGGCACGGCTGGCGGCAACGAGCTATACCGAACTGGGTTTTGACACGATCATGCCCGTATTTACAATCATCCAGGAATCATCCGCACTCGGGTGCAAAATCCAGTGGGAACAAAAAGACAACTGGCCCACAGTGCAAATGAGAGAACCGATCTGGCACAAGGTAGATGATATTGAAATTCCATCGAACTTATTGACCCATCCCGATACAAAATGCGTGCTGGACGCGATTGGCATATTGCGAAAAGAATACGGCGATGAAGTGGCGATTATCGGTAAAACAATGGGACCCTGGTCTCTGGCGTATCACTGCTTTGGCGTAGAGGATTTTTTGCTCCTATCATTGGACGACCCGGATCACACGCGGCAAATTCTGGACAAATTAAAAGAAGTAACCGTCGCATTTGGCGTAGCGCAAATTGAAGCGGGCGCCGACGCCCTGACCCTGCCCGATCACGCAACGGGGGATCTGGTCAGCGGCGATTATTACGACCGGTATTTGCGCGAATTGCACATCGAATTTGCCGACCGCATACCCATTCCGCTAATTTTGCATATATGCGGGCGCACCGTTGATCGGATGGAATACATCGCGCAAACGGGCATGGCAGCATTTCACTACGACTCCAAAAACGATCCAGATGAGTCAATTGATATTGTAAAGGAACGAATCGCGCTGGTCGGCAATATCAACAACCCGGAAACACTATTTTCAAAAGAGCCGGAAACCGTAAAAAAAGAAGTGTATAAAAACCTGAGTGCAGGAGTACATCTGGTGGGGCCTGAATGTGCGATTCCCTTGCAAACATCAATCGAAAATCTGAAAGAAATCCCAAAAGCAGTCGTGGATTGGCATGCGGAGGCAGAGAGCGTTAATGGCTGA
- a CDS encoding class I SAM-dependent methyltransferase, whose product MRYYFRENIRRYEIMTRMSLENWAKRTYGGTDFHDFSSRNFLEAALPRLRFETPNPTALELGTGVGPGALFLAERGYQVTGYDLIPEAIHTAREIATLRGLSIQYEVMDVTQIPHNGNRFDLIVDSYCINHIVFVEERRSVFESVKARLKPEGYYLVSSSVYEPSRHTPDMKVIDRSTGQTYDIYDNDCLYDPSTDYYYEPLEKYPSERERIEACEDTIVVNGRTYIPKRCYRDWRRLQAEVGSYGFEPIFRHGEYGESSIFIHRGSGVNLVPMKDI is encoded by the coding sequence ATGAGATACTACTTCCGTGAAAATATTCGGCGATACGAAATCATGACGCGGATGAGTCTGGAGAATTGGGCAAAAAGGACGTATGGAGGCACGGACTTCCACGACTTTTCATCTCGCAACTTTCTCGAAGCGGCCTTGCCGAGGCTCCGGTTTGAGACACCGAATCCAACGGCTCTCGAACTCGGAACCGGTGTGGGTCCAGGCGCGTTATTTCTGGCCGAGCGGGGTTACCAGGTCACCGGTTACGACTTGATACCTGAAGCGATTCACACGGCCCGGGAAATAGCTACCCTTCGAGGTTTGTCCATTCAGTATGAGGTGATGGACGTAACCCAAATCCCGCACAATGGAAACCGGTTCGATTTGATCGTCGACAGCTACTGCATCAATCACATCGTGTTTGTAGAAGAGCGCAGATCTGTCTTCGAAAGCGTCAAGGCGCGACTGAAGCCTGAGGGCTACTATCTCGTGAGTTCCTCGGTTTACGAGCCCTCCCGACATACTCCGGACATGAAAGTCATCGACCGATCAACTGGCCAAACCTATGACATCTATGACAACGACTGTCTTTACGATCCGTCAACAGATTACTACTACGAACCGCTCGAAAAATACCCGTCCGAACGGGAGCGGATCGAAGCGTGCGAGGACACAATTGTTGTGAATGGCAGGACCTACATTCCAAAGCGGTGTTATCGGGATTGGAGACGACTCCAGGCCGAAGTCGGATCCTATGGATTCGAGCCCATCTTTCGCCATGGCGAATATGGCGAGAGTTCGATCTTCATCCACAGGGGGAGTGGCGTCAACCTTGTTCCTATGAAAGATATATAG
- a CDS encoding HAD-IIB family hydrolase encodes MIRLVAFDLDGTILNHNNTPSDASMAAICELLDRGVAVASMSGRNFERNQIPFVRNPSVADALYAGCYNGAMVFAPRTNGTRQLMHEQRLPDDIFSSLIQYADDRLMNFVYCRCDMNSEGPCEVYITDRMTKMSRAVATMTNMVYEVDADLAQRIRTKELASPPKIMLLPEPGHADETVDELKNIFGDQIYMAWAVAGRIEIMHPDVNKGAALTAIANHIGGSLDEVMAVGDGNNDLPMLRAAGTGVLMHNADAATHRAVTGENILQTDHIENDGFAKAVRRYVLDR; translated from the coding sequence GTGATCAGACTTGTGGCATTTGACCTGGATGGAACGATCTTAAATCACAACAACACCCCATCGGATGCTTCGATGGCGGCGATTTGCGAATTATTGGATCGCGGCGTAGCTGTAGCGTCTATGAGTGGACGCAATTTTGAACGCAATCAAATTCCGTTTGTACGCAATCCCAGCGTGGCCGACGCCCTCTATGCCGGATGCTATAATGGCGCAATGGTTTTCGCACCCAGGACGAATGGCACACGCCAACTCATGCATGAACAGCGTCTGCCCGATGACATATTCTCATCGCTGATCCAATATGCCGATGACCGGCTCATGAATTTTGTATATTGTCGCTGTGACATGAATAGCGAAGGCCCCTGCGAAGTTTATATCACCGACCGCATGACAAAAATGAGCCGCGCGGTAGCCACAATGACCAATATGGTCTATGAAGTCGATGCCGATCTCGCGCAGCGAATACGCACAAAAGAATTGGCCTCGCCCCCCAAAATAATGCTCTTGCCCGAACCCGGACATGCCGATGAAACAGTTGATGAATTAAAAAATATATTCGGCGATCAAATTTACATGGCCTGGGCCGTGGCGGGTCGCATCGAAATCATGCACCCGGATGTGAACAAAGGCGCAGCACTCACAGCGATAGCCAACCACATTGGCGGCAGCCTCGATGAGGTGATGGCTGTGGGCGATGGCAATAATGATCTGCCCATGTTGCGCGCAGCCGGAACCGGTGTATTGATGCACAACGCAGATGCAGCAACCCATCGCGCAGTGACCGGGGAAAATATTCTACAAACCGACCACATTGAAAACGATGGATTTGCCAAAGCCGTGCGTCGATATGTGCTTGATAGGTAA
- a CDS encoding PQQ-like beta-propeller repeat protein, which yields MNRILLKLMLLAVLVPISSVLADEWPQWRGPHRDGVWSETGILETFDGPEIPIRWRVPIGSGYSGPSVADGRVYVTDRLAKPKQVERVHCFDWKTGELIWSFTYECEYRIDYTAGPRANVIIHDGLAYALGAMGHLHCFDAATGTLKWKKDLNAEYNIKMPTWGIASAPIVEGSHLIVQIGGTPGACIVAFDRETGAEKWKALEDNASYSTPIVITQGGERVLVCWTGRNIAGLNPQTGSTHWRHPFPPTRMEIGIASPVFYQNELFITDFFEGSLLLKLNPDKPMMQFGWHRKGRNERNTDALHSTMSTPIRLGDYIYGVDSYGELRCLDARNGDRIWEDLTAVPKARWSNIHFIKNGDKVWMFNERGELLITTLSPDGLNIISRAKLIEPTRDQLNRRGGVTWSHPAFAYKHVFARNDKELVCASLAKSENRND from the coding sequence ATGAACCGAATCCTATTGAAACTAATGCTGCTCGCTGTGCTTGTCCCCATCTCTTCGGTTTTGGCCGATGAATGGCCGCAGTGGCGGGGACCGCACCGGGACGGTGTTTGGAGCGAAACCGGGATATTGGAGACATTTGACGGACCGGAGATCCCGATCCGTTGGCGAGTGCCAATCGGCAGCGGCTATAGCGGCCCGAGCGTCGCTGACGGGCGCGTTTACGTTACTGACCGTCTCGCGAAACCGAAACAGGTCGAACGGGTTCACTGTTTCGACTGGAAAACAGGGGAATTGATTTGGTCCTTCACCTACGAGTGTGAATACCGAATTGACTATACCGCCGGACCTCGAGCCAATGTTATCATTCATGACGGACTCGCTTACGCCCTGGGAGCGATGGGGCATCTCCACTGCTTTGATGCCGCAACCGGCACGTTGAAGTGGAAAAAAGACCTCAACGCCGAATACAATATTAAGATGCCAACCTGGGGGATTGCGAGCGCGCCGATTGTCGAGGGTTCTCACCTCATCGTACAAATCGGCGGCACGCCCGGAGCGTGCATCGTCGCTTTCGATCGCGAAACCGGAGCCGAAAAATGGAAAGCCCTTGAAGACAACGCATCTTACTCAACTCCAATTGTGATTACACAGGGGGGCGAGCGGGTGCTCGTCTGTTGGACAGGTAGAAATATCGCCGGGCTCAACCCGCAGACAGGCAGCACGCATTGGCGCCATCCGTTTCCACCGACTCGCATGGAGATCGGGATCGCAAGTCCCGTTTTTTATCAAAATGAGTTGTTTATCACCGATTTCTTTGAAGGTTCACTGCTGCTGAAACTGAATCCAGATAAGCCGATGATGCAATTCGGCTGGCACCGTAAGGGAAGAAATGAACGGAACACAGACGCGCTCCATTCCACGATGTCAACCCCGATCCGACTCGGCGATTACATTTACGGTGTGGATAGCTATGGGGAACTCCGCTGCCTCGATGCCCGCAACGGCGATCGGATTTGGGAAGACCTCACCGCGGTTCCGAAAGCGCGCTGGAGCAACATTCATTTTATCAAAAATGGCGATAAGGTCTGGATGTTTAATGAGCGCGGCGAACTCCTGATTACAACGCTTTCGCCGGACGGGCTGAATATCATCAGCCGCGCGAAACTGATCGAACCGACGCGCGACCAGTTGAACCGCAGAGGTGGTGTCACATGGTCACATCCTGCGTTTGCCTATAAACATGTGTTCGCCCGAAATGATAAAGAACTGGTTTGTGCCAGTTTGGCGAAAAGCGAAAATAGGAATGATTAA
- a CDS encoding corrinoid protein — translation MAELSDVQNEFIKEEIEEFLERPDEIQRNIDLFANASPEMQAIAAALIDGAHHDVDQLTREALDAGVGALEIMDDGLIAGMGIVGIKFRENFIFVPEVLACARAMKAGMAHIEPILSASGVEPVGTVIMGTVKGDLHDIGKNLCIMMLRGAGFVVHDLGVDTSEDEFMDAVEEHEAKLLGMSALLTTTMPNMGKTIEAFIDEDLRDDVKIMVGGAPVTQEFADDMGADGYGENALDCVELAVQLLKEWEEENE, via the coding sequence ATGGCTGAATTATCCGATGTTCAAAATGAGTTTATCAAAGAGGAAATAGAAGAATTTTTAGAACGCCCCGATGAGATACAACGCAATATCGATCTGTTCGCAAACGCGAGTCCCGAGATGCAGGCAATTGCCGCCGCATTGATCGATGGCGCGCATCACGATGTCGATCAATTGACGCGCGAAGCCCTGGATGCAGGCGTAGGTGCGCTGGAAATTATGGACGATGGGTTGATCGCTGGCATGGGCATTGTGGGAATTAAATTTCGAGAAAATTTTATTTTTGTACCCGAAGTCCTCGCGTGCGCCCGGGCAATGAAAGCGGGAATGGCGCATATTGAACCCATCTTGTCAGCCTCGGGCGTCGAGCCGGTAGGCACGGTCATTATGGGCACGGTAAAAGGCGATTTGCACGATATTGGCAAAAATTTGTGTATCATGATGTTGCGCGGTGCCGGGTTTGTCGTCCACGACCTCGGCGTGGATACATCCGAAGACGAATTTATGGATGCCGTCGAAGAACACGAAGCCAAATTGCTCGGCATGTCCGCACTGTTGACCACGACAATGCCGAATATGGGCAAGACAATTGAAGCATTTATCGACGAAGACTTGCGAGACGATGTGAAAATCATGGTGGGCGGTGCCCCTGTGACACAGGAATTTGCCGACGACATGGGGGCGGATGGATACGGTGAAAACGCCCTGGACTGCGTGGAACTGGCTGTACAATTGTTGAAGGAGTGGGAGGAGGAGAATGAGTGA
- a CDS encoding Gfo/Idh/MocA family oxidoreductase, producing the protein MADKIRIGIIGAGGIFRSRHFPGLAKIDDAEVVAICNRSIESGEKVIAEQGLSAEAMTDPQALLHRDDIDAVMIGTWPYKHCEFVLASLDAGKHTFVQARMAMNLREARLMYARSRESNLVTQICPAPPWKGGRFLRRLIDEGYLGDIFHVYVRDLGGRYWDIEEPLHWRQMRRYSGLNILGMGITVERVERVFGYMSTITAETDIFTRERPLPDGSDTGPVETPDMAHIIGKMENGARAAFLFSGVAQFGGSSVIEAYGSDGTLTYDMGTQIRGAKTGDRRLQEIPIPEDEAAEWTVEADFINAIKGGPQGDTSFYEGMRYMEFTEAVHRSAERGGTVRLPLVD; encoded by the coding sequence ATGGCAGATAAAATTCGCATTGGCATCATTGGTGCGGGTGGTATTTTCCGGAGCCGACATTTTCCGGGACTGGCAAAAATTGACGACGCCGAAGTCGTGGCAATATGCAACCGCAGCATAGAAAGTGGCGAAAAGGTAATAGCCGAACAGGGCCTATCAGCCGAAGCTATGACAGACCCACAGGCCCTGTTGCATCGGGACGATATCGACGCAGTAATGATCGGCACCTGGCCGTACAAACACTGTGAATTCGTCCTCGCATCCTTAGACGCTGGCAAACACACCTTTGTACAGGCGCGCATGGCGATGAACTTGCGCGAAGCCCGATTGATGTATGCCAGAAGTCGAGAATCCAATCTCGTAACCCAAATTTGTCCAGCCCCCCCGTGGAAAGGCGGGCGTTTCTTGAGACGGCTCATAGATGAAGGGTATTTGGGCGATATTTTCCACGTATATGTTCGCGACCTGGGCGGGCGCTATTGGGATATCGAAGAGCCATTACACTGGCGACAGATGCGCCGATATTCGGGCTTAAATATCCTGGGAATGGGTATTACCGTCGAGCGCGTCGAGCGCGTATTTGGCTATATGTCAACCATAACGGCTGAAACTGACATTTTTACCAGAGAGCGACCACTACCCGATGGGTCTGACACTGGACCGGTTGAAACACCTGATATGGCGCATATCATAGGCAAAATGGAAAATGGTGCGCGTGCGGCATTTCTATTTTCGGGCGTCGCGCAATTTGGCGGAAGCTCTGTCATTGAAGCTTATGGTAGTGACGGCACATTGACCTACGACATGGGAACGCAAATTCGCGGTGCAAAAACGGGGGATCGACGACTGCAAGAAATACCCATCCCCGAAGATGAAGCCGCCGAATGGACGGTCGAAGCCGATTTCATCAATGCCATCAAGGGTGGGCCTCAGGGCGATACCAGCTTTTACGAAGGCATGAGATATATGGAATTTACCGAAGCGGTTCACCGCTCGGCAGAGCGCGGCGGAACCGTTCGATTGCCCCTGGTTGATTAG